The Peribacillus simplex genome contains a region encoding:
- a CDS encoding exo-beta-N-acetylmuramidase NamZ family protein: protein MKRMITLFIICLLTFGIVSSKSVTAVKEKKKQKVSPGIEVLLKEEKNVLSGKKVGLITNPTGIDSKLTSIVDLLNDDPDINLTALFGPEHGVRGDAQAGASVEYYIDEKTGLPVYSLYGKTKKPTPEMLKDVEVLVFDIQDVGTRYYTYIYTMAYAMEAATENDIPFIVLDRPNPQGGESVEGPVLEPEFSSFVGLYPIPLKHGMTVGELATLFNKEFKIGADLKVIKMKGWKRDMDYDETGLPFVLPSPNMPTVSTTFVYPATGLIEGTNVSEGRGTTKPFELIGAPYINSEELAGKLNALRLPGVKFRAASFTPTFSKHAGKLSHGVEIYITDREEFKAVPTGLHIIKTIQDLYPGDFEFLAANNFNLLIGNGWVMSRIEEGSSINEIMKEYQVKQDAFKKVRKNYLLYK from the coding sequence TTGAAAAGAATGATAACCCTATTTATCATTTGCCTGTTGACTTTCGGCATCGTTTCTTCAAAAAGTGTAACCGCTGTTAAAGAGAAGAAAAAACAAAAGGTCAGTCCCGGTATTGAAGTTCTTTTAAAAGAAGAAAAGAACGTGTTAAGCGGAAAGAAAGTCGGATTGATTACGAATCCAACTGGGATCGATTCTAAATTAACCAGCATCGTCGATCTACTTAATGATGATCCGGATATTAATTTGACAGCGTTGTTTGGTCCTGAACATGGAGTGCGTGGAGATGCGCAAGCTGGTGCAAGCGTTGAATATTATATTGATGAAAAAACAGGGTTGCCCGTTTATAGCCTATATGGCAAAACGAAAAAACCGACGCCTGAAATGTTAAAGGATGTTGAGGTCCTTGTTTTTGATATCCAGGATGTCGGAACACGCTATTACACTTATATCTACACGATGGCTTATGCGATGGAAGCAGCCACAGAAAATGATATCCCATTTATCGTGCTGGACCGGCCCAACCCACAAGGCGGGGAGTCGGTAGAAGGGCCAGTACTTGAACCTGAATTCTCATCGTTTGTTGGTTTGTACCCAATACCTCTAAAGCATGGGATGACTGTTGGGGAACTCGCGACTTTGTTCAATAAGGAATTTAAAATTGGTGCAGATCTAAAGGTCATCAAAATGAAAGGCTGGAAGCGAGATATGGATTATGACGAAACTGGTCTCCCTTTTGTCTTGCCGTCACCGAATATGCCGACAGTTTCCACTACGTTCGTATATCCGGCTACAGGCTTGATCGAGGGAACGAATGTCTCGGAAGGCAGAGGAACGACTAAACCATTCGAGTTGATTGGTGCTCCTTATATAAACAGTGAAGAGCTTGCTGGGAAATTAAATGCATTAAGGTTACCTGGCGTAAAATTCAGGGCAGCCTCCTTTACACCTACATTTTCAAAACATGCAGGTAAACTTAGCCATGGAGTGGAAATTTATATAACGGATAGAGAGGAATTCAAAGCTGTCCCTACCGGACTTCACATAATCAAGACCATTCAGGATCTATATCCTGGAGATTTCGAATTCCTTGCAGCCAACAATTTCAATTTATTGATTGGCAATGGATGGGTAATGTCAAGAATTGAAGAAGGTTCATCAATAAATGAAATCATGAAAGAATATCAAGTAAAGCAGGATGCTTTTAAAAAGGTTCGCAAAAATTACTTGCTCTATAAATAA
- a CDS encoding glycoside hydrolase family 3 protein → MIKRICAPAGIALFFVLSILGGNATAKGSENEKSESDIQEIVENMTIDEKVGQMLMPDFRNWQKQGEVKATGFIEMNSEVESIIKKYHLGGVILFAENVVDTEQTVRLTDGLQKASQDLPLFITIDQEGGIVTRLQTGTNLPGNMALGAARNERYAFQSGEIIGKELSSLGINVNFGPSVDVNNNPGNPVIGVRSFSSDPELVSKLGIQMIKGLQNQNMIATTKHFPGHGDTAVDSHYGLPLVSHDKERLRSIELVPFQRAIDAGVDMMMTAHVQFPAFDDTKYISKKDGQEIMVPATLSQKVITGLLREEMGFDGVVVTDALNMNAIADNFGQEEAVVLALKSGVDIALMPAQVNSLQMEKNLTSVFNAVKAAVESGEIPLGQVNQSVTRILELKVKKGILNPDDAPIDKKIETALKVVGNEEHLKKERKIAEDAITLLKNEDKTLPFKPKKNDEVLILAPFDDQVESMSRSISELADKKKIKKVQITGMSFSGKSFSNQVARLIDESDFVITGSYIVKNDPAVNDGVIDDSIQDSSKWATAFPRAVMNHAKKKDKEFVLMSLRNPYDVANFEEAKAVLAVYGFKGYSNGRYRQPNIPAGISTIFGESKPKGTLPVDIPSVTKPDQSLYKFGYGLDIKSGRPIKK, encoded by the coding sequence ATGATAAAAAGGATATGTGCCCCTGCTGGAATCGCATTATTCTTTGTTCTATCCATTTTGGGAGGGAATGCGACAGCAAAGGGATCAGAGAATGAAAAATCTGAATCTGATATACAGGAAATCGTAGAAAACATGACAATCGATGAAAAAGTCGGTCAAATGCTAATGCCGGATTTTCGTAATTGGCAAAAACAAGGAGAAGTGAAGGCGACCGGGTTTATTGAAATGAACTCAGAAGTTGAAAGCATCATCAAAAAATATCATCTGGGAGGTGTGATTCTGTTTGCTGAGAATGTAGTCGATACCGAACAAACGGTTCGGCTAACAGATGGTTTGCAGAAGGCAAGCCAGGACCTGCCGCTGTTCATAACGATCGATCAGGAAGGAGGTATCGTAACTCGCCTTCAAACTGGAACGAACCTTCCTGGTAATATGGCACTTGGTGCAGCCAGAAATGAGAGGTACGCTTTTCAATCTGGAGAAATCATTGGCAAGGAACTGTCGTCACTTGGCATAAATGTCAATTTCGGGCCGTCTGTCGATGTCAATAATAATCCCGGAAATCCTGTTATTGGCGTTCGTTCCTTCAGTTCTGATCCGGAACTTGTATCAAAGCTTGGCATTCAGATGATAAAAGGATTGCAAAATCAGAACATGATAGCGACGACCAAGCATTTCCCCGGCCATGGAGATACAGCAGTCGATAGTCATTATGGTCTCCCCCTTGTTTCTCATGATAAAGAACGTTTGCGTTCCATCGAGTTGGTTCCTTTCCAAAGGGCAATCGATGCTGGAGTTGATATGATGATGACAGCACACGTTCAATTTCCTGCATTCGATGACACTAAGTATATCAGTAAAAAAGACGGTCAAGAAATTATGGTTCCTGCAACGTTGTCACAAAAGGTCATCACGGGTCTATTACGTGAAGAAATGGGCTTTGACGGTGTTGTGGTTACAGATGCTTTGAATATGAATGCCATCGCGGACAACTTCGGACAGGAAGAAGCTGTGGTCCTTGCCCTGAAATCTGGCGTTGATATTGCACTGATGCCTGCTCAGGTTAATTCGCTTCAAATGGAAAAGAATTTAACCTCTGTATTCAATGCAGTGAAAGCAGCAGTGGAAAGTGGGGAAATTCCCCTAGGTCAAGTCAATCAATCTGTAACGAGGATACTTGAACTGAAAGTGAAGAAAGGGATATTAAACCCTGATGATGCTCCGATCGATAAAAAAATCGAAACCGCGCTTAAAGTGGTCGGAAATGAAGAGCATTTGAAAAAAGAAAGGAAAATAGCGGAAGATGCCATCACTCTATTGAAAAATGAAGACAAAACATTGCCTTTCAAACCCAAGAAAAATGATGAAGTTTTAATTCTTGCTCCTTTTGATGACCAAGTTGAGTCCATGTCCAGGAGCATCAGCGAATTAGCTGATAAAAAGAAAATCAAGAAAGTCCAAATAACGGGTATGAGTTTTTCAGGAAAGTCATTTTCAAATCAAGTGGCCAGACTCATTGATGAATCGGACTTTGTAATAACCGGTTCCTATATTGTCAAAAACGATCCGGCTGTCAATGACGGAGTGATAGATGATAGCATTCAAGATTCGTCGAAGTGGGCAACAGCCTTCCCTAGGGCGGTCATGAATCATGCTAAGAAGAAAGATAAAGAATTTGTTTTAATGAGTTTAAGAAACCCGTATGACGTTGCAAACTTTGAGGAAGCGAAAGCGGTTCTTGCTGTTTACGGATTCAAAGGGTATTCGAATGGGCGTTATAGACAGCCAAATATCCCGGCAGGCATCTCGACCATTTTTGGTGAATCAAAACCTAAAGGCACGTTGCCAGTCGATATACCATCAGTAACCAAGCCCGATCAAAGCCTTTATAAATTTGGATATGGATTAGATATTAAATCTGGAAGACCCATTAAAAAATAG
- the nagE gene encoding N-acetylglucosamine-specific PTS transporter subunit IIBC, with the protein MKKYLQKIGRSLMLPVAVLPAAAILMGIGYWIDPAGWGAGSPLAAFLIKAGSSIIDNMAILFAVGVALGMSKGKDGAAALSGLVAYLVVTTLLSTDSVAMLQGIDAKDVNPAFVKIENAFVGILSGLIAAAMYNRFSKVELPDALAFFSGKRLVPILTAVVMLLVSLILFFVWPLIYSWLVIFGEGISELGAAGAGLYGFFNRLLIPTGLHHALNSVFWFDVIGLNDIGKFWAGTGIKGTTGMYQAGFFPVMMFGLPAAALAMYHSAKSRKKKQVASLMLAAGFASFFTGVTEPLEFAFMFVAPALFVVHALLTGISLAIAATFQWTAGFGFSAGFIDFVLSSRLPLANEPYMLLLQGLAFAVIYYFLFRFLIKRFNLMTPGREDDTEDELDGGGVIAEADSSHGRNDESKFFGMASAIYEGLGGDANVISVDNCVTRLRVEVENMGAVDQNKIKSAGVAGINIVGPQSIQVIVGTQVQFIADEIEKIRRQ; encoded by the coding sequence ATGAAAAAATATCTTCAAAAAATTGGGCGTTCCTTGATGCTGCCTGTAGCCGTATTGCCGGCAGCCGCCATATTAATGGGGATCGGTTATTGGATAGACCCAGCAGGATGGGGAGCGGGAAGTCCGTTAGCGGCTTTCTTAATTAAAGCGGGTTCTTCGATCATTGATAATATGGCTATCTTATTTGCTGTTGGAGTGGCGTTGGGGATGTCGAAAGGGAAAGATGGAGCCGCAGCTTTGAGCGGTCTGGTAGCCTATCTAGTCGTAACGACATTGCTTTCCACGGACTCGGTAGCGATGCTGCAAGGAATTGATGCAAAAGATGTAAATCCAGCATTTGTGAAAATAGAAAATGCATTTGTCGGAATCCTCTCGGGCCTTATAGCCGCAGCAATGTATAATCGGTTCAGTAAGGTCGAGCTGCCGGATGCACTCGCTTTCTTTAGCGGTAAACGCCTTGTCCCGATCCTTACTGCGGTTGTCATGTTACTCGTTTCTCTTATATTATTCTTCGTATGGCCACTCATCTACTCCTGGTTAGTTATATTTGGGGAAGGAATAAGTGAATTAGGTGCAGCTGGAGCAGGACTCTATGGATTTTTCAATCGGCTTTTGATACCAACAGGTTTACATCATGCGTTAAACTCCGTATTCTGGTTCGATGTAATAGGACTTAACGATATCGGTAAATTCTGGGCTGGAACAGGAATAAAAGGAACCACGGGCATGTATCAAGCCGGATTCTTTCCCGTCATGATGTTCGGTTTACCGGCTGCTGCTCTTGCCATGTACCATTCAGCAAAATCACGGAAGAAAAAACAAGTGGCCTCATTAATGCTCGCAGCCGGTTTCGCTTCATTTTTCACAGGCGTTACTGAACCGTTGGAATTTGCTTTCATGTTTGTTGCACCAGCCCTATTTGTTGTGCATGCCTTATTAACAGGGATATCGTTAGCTATTGCTGCGACTTTCCAATGGACAGCAGGGTTCGGTTTTAGTGCTGGATTCATTGACTTTGTTTTAAGTTCAAGATTGCCATTGGCAAATGAACCTTATATGCTGCTTCTTCAAGGACTGGCTTTTGCTGTCATTTACTATTTCTTATTCCGATTCTTGATAAAAAGGTTCAATTTAATGACTCCAGGCAGAGAAGATGATACAGAAGATGAGCTTGACGGTGGAGGAGTGATTGCGGAAGCAGACAGCAGTCACGGCAGGAATGATGAGAGTAAATTCTTTGGAATGGCTTCCGCTATTTATGAAGGTTTAGGCGGAGACGCTAACGTAATATCTGTAGATAACTGCGTTACCCGATTAAGGGTTGAGGTGGAGAATATGGGAGCTGTCGATCAGAATAAAATCAAATCAGCAGGGGTTGCTGGAATCAATATCGTGGGTCCACAAAGCATTCAAGTAATCGTTGGGACACAAGTACAATTCATAGCTGATGAAATTGAAAAGATCCGGCGGCAATAG
- a CDS encoding MupG family TIM beta-alpha barrel fold protein, translated as MIGISFYLQDPHAETQIIHATNLGVKRAFTSLHIPEEKGDLVKRMITLLKLSEAYGLEIHADVSLKTLDHLGISKFTDLWPLGIKGIRLDDGFNKETVISLSKVFSLSLNASTLSEEELLAVLGGGVETESLIAWHNFYPRPETGLEEGFFHEQNRMFKKYGIPIFAFIPGAGSKRGPLHEGLPTLEKHRLVNPYAAGIEMIQHVEGVYVGDQGTENNLLEKLTAYKNLNILTVRVESRILQSGQYKLRPDVSQDVFRLQNTRVTANVEPSNTVARSLGSITMDNDAYGRYRGEVQICKRDLGANHRVNVIGRVIEEDIPLLSLLKPGQMVNLIIE; from the coding sequence GTGATCGGAATCTCTTTTTATCTACAAGACCCGCATGCAGAAACACAAATCATCCATGCTACTAACCTGGGAGTGAAGAGAGCATTTACCTCGCTTCATATTCCTGAAGAAAAGGGTGATCTCGTGAAGAGGATGATCACGCTTTTAAAGCTTTCAGAGGCCTATGGATTGGAAATCCATGCAGATGTCTCATTAAAAACGCTTGATCATTTGGGGATTAGCAAATTTACGGATTTATGGCCATTAGGTATTAAAGGTATTCGCCTTGATGATGGGTTTAATAAAGAAACGGTCATATCTTTATCTAAGGTGTTTTCACTCTCACTAAATGCAAGTACGTTGAGTGAAGAAGAACTTTTAGCCGTGCTTGGGGGCGGTGTGGAAACGGAAAGTCTGATAGCTTGGCACAACTTTTATCCAAGGCCTGAAACGGGCCTTGAGGAAGGGTTCTTTCATGAACAAAATCGAATGTTCAAGAAATACGGCATACCGATCTTTGCTTTCATCCCGGGTGCAGGAAGTAAACGCGGTCCTCTTCATGAGGGTCTTCCAACACTCGAAAAACACAGGTTGGTGAATCCTTACGCTGCCGGTATTGAGATGATTCAGCATGTGGAAGGAGTTTACGTTGGGGATCAAGGAACGGAGAATAATCTGCTTGAGAAACTAACCGCCTATAAAAATCTAAATATTCTAACTGTTAGAGTGGAATCCCGAATTTTGCAAAGCGGTCAGTATAAATTGAGGCCAGATGTTTCTCAAGATGTTTTCCGACTGCAGAATACCCGGGTCACAGCAAATGTTGAGCCAAGTAATACAGTCGCACGCAGCCTTGGGTCCATAACGATGGACAATGATGCTTACGGAAGATATCGGGGAGAGGTCCAAATTTGCAAGAGGGACCTAGGGGCAAATCACCGAGTTAATGTGATAGGTCGAGTTATAGAAGAAGATATTCCCTTGCTGTCCCTTCTAAAGCCTGGTCAAATGGTAAACCTTATAATTGAGTGA